A region of Elusimicrobiota bacterium DNA encodes the following proteins:
- a CDS encoding ABC transporter ATP-binding protein, whose protein sequence is MKNTLSIQISDVHKRLGPNQALAGATLSLEAGGLYGLIGPDGAGKTTLLRTVVGLLRPDSGCVTFRVDGLTAAFEEARPSIAYMPQQQSLYPDLSIKEHLEFFRDLYQISNDLYVPRRDRLLHLTRLEKFQNRPAGQLSGGCAKAGSHVRPPSDPGRPPPGRTHQRRGSHQPAGILGPPLRPPERGDFDFDRHGLHGRSGTLRGGFSAGKRADLDVRSAPGDPGKRKRQ, encoded by the coding sequence TTGAAGAATACCCTCTCCATTCAGATCTCGGACGTTCACAAACGCCTCGGGCCGAACCAGGCGTTGGCGGGAGCGACCTTGAGTTTGGAGGCGGGCGGACTTTATGGACTGATCGGCCCGGACGGCGCGGGAAAAACAACGCTTCTCCGCACCGTCGTGGGGTTGCTCCGGCCCGATTCCGGGTGCGTGACCTTTCGCGTGGACGGCCTAACGGCCGCCTTCGAGGAGGCCCGGCCGTCCATCGCCTACATGCCGCAACAGCAAAGCCTCTACCCCGATCTGTCCATCAAAGAACATCTGGAATTCTTTCGGGACCTCTATCAAATTTCCAACGACCTGTACGTGCCCCGGCGAGACCGCCTGCTCCACCTCACGCGGCTGGAAAAGTTTCAGAACCGTCCGGCGGGGCAGTTGTCGGGGGGATGTGCAAAAGCTGGGTCTCATGTGCGCCCTCCTTCAGACCCCGGCCGCCCTCCTCCTGGACGAACCCACCAACGGCGTGGATCCCATCAGCCGGCGGGAATTTTGGGACCTCCTCTACGACCTCCGGAGCGAGGGGATTTTGATTTTGATCGCCACGGCCTACATGGACGAAGCGGAACGTTGCGGGGAGGTTTTTCTGCTGGAAAGCGGGCGGATCTGGACGTCCGGAGCGCCCCGGGCGATCCTGGAAAGAGAAAACGCCAATAA
- a CDS encoding ABC transporter ATP-binding protein: MKAVEALDLTVRFGDFTAVDGVTFDVAPGEIFGFLGANGAGKTTTIRVLTGLLPPTSGGVRVAGLTFEDGGRAIKSRVGYMSQRFTLYNDLTVSENLSFAAGLRKIPSAISAERTRRLLNFIKFDQPLNTLVRNLPGGLKQEVSLVAALLHDPEIVFLDEPTAGVSPSSRARFWALIRGLAKEGKTIFVTTHYMDEAEECGRIALMRAGRIIALGSPADLKKKAFPERLLEIQWKGAAPEGWRNALLSGAAMSVVPYGLTHHVLVRDQAAWTLFASDHSGKLSARDIQPSLEDVFIRLVEGVDR, encoded by the coding sequence GTGAAGGCCGTCGAGGCATTGGACCTCACGGTCCGCTTCGGCGATTTCACGGCGGTGGACGGCGTCACTTTCGATGTGGCGCCCGGTGAGATTTTCGGTTTTTTAGGGGCCAACGGGGCGGGGAAAACCACCACGATCCGCGTCCTCACGGGATTGCTTCCGCCCACTTCGGGCGGGGTCCGCGTGGCCGGCCTCACGTTCGAAGACGGCGGACGCGCCATCAAGTCCCGCGTGGGATACATGTCCCAACGGTTCACGTTGTACAACGATCTAACTGTCTCCGAAAATCTCTCCTTTGCCGCCGGCCTGCGGAAAATCCCTTCGGCTATTTCCGCCGAGAGGACGCGCCGTCTTTTGAATTTCATCAAGTTCGACCAGCCCTTAAACACACTGGTGCGAAACCTTCCCGGAGGCCTCAAGCAGGAGGTTTCCCTCGTGGCCGCGCTCCTGCACGATCCGGAGATCGTGTTTTTGGACGAACCCACCGCCGGTGTCTCTCCGTCTTCCCGGGCGCGTTTCTGGGCCCTCATCCGTGGACTCGCCAAGGAAGGCAAAACCATTTTTGTCACCACCCATTACATGGACGAAGCCGAAGAGTGCGGGCGGATCGCTCTCATGCGGGCGGGGCGCATCATCGCCCTCGGGAGTCCCGCCGATTTAAAAAAGAAGGCTTTTCCCGAGCGCTTGTTGGAAATTCAATGGAAGGGGGCTGCTCCGGAGGGATGGCGGAATGCGCTCTTGTCCGGGGCGGCGATGTCCGTCGTGCCCTACGGGTTGACGCACCATGTCCTGGTCCGAGACCAGGCGGCCTGGACTCTCTTCGCGTCCGACCATTCGGGGAAACTCTCGGCGCGTGACATCCAACCGTCCCTGGAAGATGTTTTTATCCGTTTGGTGGAGGGGGTCGACCGATGA
- a CDS encoding ABC transporter permease produces MPGRALSIARKEIRHLARDPFTLGMALGVPVLLVLFFGYVLDYDVKRVHLLVVDRDQTRVSRELVDVFAGADYFTPLALRHGETPLGTLEEGRAKAILFIEPNFAGGLAKGQTARAQIVIDGSDNQTTSVVASYLGALQSALSARLVPESRGPPVELRTRFLFNPELNSRWFVVTGLFVVVTGIVSVLLTALTVAREWETGSMELLLSTPVQPLEIIAGKLAPYMGLCLAAVGLVYVAARAGFGIPFNGNHGTFLLACVLFLTCTLAQGLLISVLTRQQQLAMQFSNLTGLLPATLLSGFVFPVESMPVFFRYLTTILPARWFVVSCRGIFLKGEGVAELALPLGLMALIGTTLVFLAVKKFKRDLEP; encoded by the coding sequence ATTCCGGGCCGCGCTCTTTCCATCGCTCGGAAAGAAATCCGCCATCTCGCGCGGGATCCCTTCACTCTCGGCATGGCCCTGGGTGTTCCCGTGCTCCTCGTTCTTTTCTTCGGGTATGTGTTGGATTACGACGTGAAACGCGTCCACCTCCTTGTCGTGGACCGGGACCAGACCCGGGTTTCGAGGGAACTGGTGGACGTGTTCGCCGGCGCGGACTACTTCACTCCTTTGGCGCTCCGACACGGAGAAACGCCGTTGGGAACGCTGGAGGAAGGTCGCGCCAAGGCCATTTTGTTCATCGAACCGAATTTCGCGGGCGGCCTCGCGAAAGGCCAGACCGCCCGGGCCCAAATCGTGATCGACGGATCCGACAACCAAACCACCAGCGTCGTCGCCAGTTACCTGGGCGCGCTTCAGAGCGCTCTCTCCGCCCGGCTGGTTCCGGAGTCCCGGGGGCCCCCGGTGGAACTTCGAACCCGTTTTCTTTTCAACCCGGAACTGAACAGCCGCTGGTTCGTGGTGACGGGCCTCTTCGTGGTGGTCACCGGAATTGTTTCGGTGCTTTTGACCGCGTTAACGGTGGCGAGGGAATGGGAAACCGGCTCCATGGAACTCTTGCTCTCCACCCCTGTCCAACCGCTGGAGATCATTGCGGGTAAACTCGCTCCCTACATGGGTCTGTGTCTCGCCGCCGTGGGCCTTGTCTACGTGGCGGCGCGGGCGGGATTTGGAATTCCTTTTAACGGAAACCACGGGACGTTTTTGCTCGCCTGCGTCCTCTTTCTCACCTGCACCTTGGCCCAGGGGCTTTTGATCTCGGTGCTGACGCGCCAACAGCAGTTGGCCATGCAGTTCTCCAACCTCACCGGCCTCCTCCCGGCCACGCTCCTGTCGGGGTTTGTCTTCCCGGTGGAAAGCATGCCCGTCTTTTTTCGATATTTGACGACGATTCTCCCGGCCCGTTGGTTCGTGGTCTCCTGTCGGGGAATATTTTTGAAGGGGGAGGGCGTGGCGGAACTGGCGCTCCCCTTGGGACTAATGGCTTTGATCGGAACGACCTTGGTTTTCCTGGCCGTCAAGAAATTCAAGAGGGATTTGGAACCGTGA